The Metarhizium brunneum chromosome 5, complete sequence sequence ACTGTCCGGTATCACAGTGCACACAACACTGATGTGCTTTGGATTGGCCTCATCCAACAAAACACAGACGCAACTCGCAGCGCCTTCAGCTCCTGCCATGCATAATGATGGTACGAACAATGCATCTTTATAACAGCGGGACACTAAGTGCCCTTGTTTAGGATATCATCATTGATGAGAAATACCGCGTGGACCGCAAAATTGGGGAAGGAGGCTTTGGCCTCGTTTACCTGGGTACAGATTCAGCTGTTCTGATATTGAATACTTACAGATGCTGATAGACAGCTAGGCACGGACATCCGGTCAAATGAGGAGGTTGCAATGAAGCTCATGCACATTCGAGATGATACGACATTCTCAAGAGCGAGGCAGAGACATACAAGGCCTTGTCTGGCGGTGTTGGAATGCCAAAATTCTTATGGTTCGGACAAGAGTGCGATTACTTTGCACTAATCCACGAACTTCTCGGTCCTTCACTCGAGGACTTGCTCAACTATTGTGACCGGAGTTTTTCGCTCAAGACCATACTCCTCATTGCGGACCAGGCCATTTCTCGAATCGAGTATATCCATTCCAAAGGTCTTCTGCATCGGGATATCAAGCCTGATAATTTCCTCTTGGGCGTTGGCAAACGAGGAAACATATTGTACACTATTGACTTTGGCCTGGCGAAGGAGTTCCGCGACGCAGAGCATTATCCGACTCTGGAAGGTCGCGTTCTTTGCGGACTGCTCGATACgccagcatcaacaaccatAATGGACGCGGTAGGTCgtttttctttccttttcttcttccgcGTTTGATCACATATTACCGTGACGTTCTCTCTACTAAGCTTCGCACAGAACAATCCTGGAGTGATGATTTGGAGTCCCTGGGCTATGTACTCCTCTACTTTGCCCGTGGCTCATTGCCATGGCAGGGCATTAAAGCCGCGACCGATAAGGAAAAATTAGAACGTGTCAAAAACTACAAGAAGACTTTATCAGTGGAAGAGCTTTGCAGTGGGCTTCCGGAGGAATTCTCCACATACATCAACTACACTCGGTCGCTTGGGTTCCAGGACAAACCGAATTATGCATATCTTCGTCGACTGTTCCGCCGCCTGTTCACGTCAAAGGGTTTCAACTATGACAACGTATTCGATTGGACGGAGAAAAGATTTTACGAATTACGTGACAAAGCTGAGGAGCCGATAATGGAACAAGGGTCGGACTCAAATGATGCATGACTACTCTCAGAATAACCGGTCACATTTAGGCCAGTGACGCATGTCCAGAAACAACCAAAAGGCAACTTACATGTCATAGATTCTATGGCTGGATAGTCCTGGGGGGCTCTGTTCGGGTTGACATCTTCCAGAAGTAGAATAACCGCCAATCCATCCTCTAGAAATTTGGTTAGTTCATCTGCATTTCCCTGTATACCTGATCATGTTTAGCATGGTGTGAAGCGGAGGTCAAGGTACAAGAGCAGCCAGTATTGCAATATTAAATACCGACCTCATTGGCGTGCTGTGTGGCACACACTACAGGTTGAAAAATTCACTGGTGTCGGTAGTCATCCTTGTATTGATTCTTGCCGGGGTTCCTGGGCACCCGCGAGACCCGAAAGCGTCGATTCATGAACAAAAATGAATACCTTATTCCCTCACAGTCCATGTCTGTATCAAAGAGAATTTGAGGTTGCAAATCCCAGTCACCAAGTTTTCTAGAGGGTCAAGCATCACACCACACACATCATGAATGGATGCCTGTACAACTAATTCGCCCACCGCACTGGGGGAATCATGTGTTAATTGGTGTTGGTCGGTTGCCTTGATAGTTGGAAATTACGTACAAATCAAAGGTCCTGTCGGTGACTCAGTGCAGCCCCGGAACCCCAGTAGGAACGGATGAGGGAATATCGGCTTgtttgttgctgttgcctgAGCATGTAAGTATTGGCCGCCGTATCACCATCCACAATGACTGACGGTTGACAGTCCCAACGCTTGGAGAAACCTTTGTCATACCCTTCGAGACGAATCATTGGCGGATGTTGGATGTGTTGGTGATGTGCCAACGAATTTTACCGGATTTGTCTTAGGAGCACTCCGCAACCTTATTAGATGCGACATCATCCCTTGTCCACCGGGCCAAAATCAGGCATATTATCAAGCCTCAACTGCGGGATTGGCTACTAGAGTGGTGGCAAGCCGTGGGCTCGGAAAATCGATTGATCAACCAACACGAGATTTCCTGTTTTCTGGGACTATCTTGCCCCTGTTGGGCGGCCATGTCAGTCAGAAAAGAGCGAAGAGGttgttggccatgatgcgcAAATTCTGGACAAGACTTCGTCACTTTGGCTGCTATCCTCAGTGGTGTATGTGcagtaaaaaataaacaacCACCCCTCCCCTAATCAGATGCTTGCAATACCCATTGAGCACATACAAACAAGATAGTTTCTATCACCCACTACGCCTCTTCCATGTGCTAAAATGGTTCCCTTGCCCTCTCACAACATCTACCTCGAGCCCGAGACAGCATTCCTAAAACTCCTCAATATACACTGCCACCCATTAAATCAGAATCCCCCATAttcgtcaagatggcaacCACTCAAGAGATCCATGATCGCAAACCTAAAGGCTCCGACGTTACTCTCTTTGACAAAGTATCCTGGAGGGTGAACAGCTCTTGCATCAAGCGGACGCTGTGCCACTATGAACGCCAAATAACCACTCAAGGTGACCTCTATATCCCCCCGACAACTTTTCCACAGCGATTGCGGACGGATGAGGCCGTCTTACAATACCTATTTGCCAAGACTGACATACCTCTTCCTCGTTCGCTATGCGCTTTCGAATCGATAGGGGCGTTCTTTCATCTTACTGAGCATGTATCCGGCATTGCCATGAGCGACCTCAGCGAGCCGAACAAACAATTCGTTAAGCAGCAACTTGTCCAACATGTCAAAGCCCTACAGAACCTACACTCAGACACTCCTGGAGTTCCCGGCCAGCAGCTGCTCTGCCCTCCGCTCCGAGTCAACGCCGGCAAGTGGAGAGTGAATAGCTGCTGGAAGCCGCGAGCAGACCTCCCGAAAGAAGACTACGTCTTCTGCCACAATGATCTGAGACAAGATAATGTCATCGTGAACCccatgtcgttgaagatTGTGGCCATCCTCAACTGGGAATCTGGGGGCTTTTGGCCTATATGGTTCGAAATGGCGTTTTGGGAACTTGCCGGACCTAACGCCATGTTGGAGGGAGAGGCCGATAACACGGAACGATGTAGGGAGTGGCTCTTGAAGAATTGTGAGGAAGTGGTGATGCCACCTTTGCTACGGCAAGATCAATAAGGTATAGTCCCGTCATTAGACAACGGGTTGCTTTGAAGCACTTGCTTACATGTATACAGGTagccgtcatcttcaagaTTGCCGTGCCCTGGCGAAAGAGACACAGACGCGCATGGGCAGAGAGAAAGTTCAAAGCAGTTCACTAATTATAACTACTTGCTCGTCAAccattttcttttctttaaCCGCAAGCTCGACGAAGAATAGAAGCAGTGATGCAGGAAAATAGTCTGATTTTGAACGTTTCAAACACGCTCTATATTTGTGCCGTCCAGAATTACGCAAACGTGGCTTTCATTCAAAAACTCTTCTTTCCTTGACCCGCATCCAGTAAGTTTGTGGCTTTTCTGTAATTATCAATGGCGGTATACGCAGCCTCTGGTGGCCCCCAACCTGGGCTTGAGGACATGGCGACGAGAAAGTGCTTGATATGCACATGCAAAGCATATCGCTGATTTCTTCTGTAAATTCGCTTTCTCGCCAGCGACAATCCTAGCTTCCATACGCTCCATTTCTACTGGAGGTTTTTGGACATTGACCATAGAGATGCGCTTGTCTGGTACGGAAATATATTCAGATTCAGTTCGTCCATGGGGCTCAATCGAAATCCGGCGTGTGGAATAGACTGTGAGACatttctttcccttctttgGAAAGCTCAAGGCTGTGGTGTACAGATTTTGACACTACAAGAATTAGAACGCGAGATGGGATTGCCAATATTCGGTATTGTCGCATACACAGGCTTGTCGGCGGACAAGTCTGGTCCCTCGGTTGCAGCACCTGGAATAGGGGTCATTGGCAATGCCTGAGAGTGAGCCTTCCCAGGCATGTCCAAGCTCAGAGCAGACGCGATATCCTGGCCATTATGGGATTTCAATCATTGACGTATGATGCTGTTGCGAGGAAAAGAACAGATTGCCGAATATGTCCACGATAGCTTAGATCAACTTCAATGCCAAGTTGATCAGCTGAAAGAGTCCAACTTGGAAATTCTGCAAAAGACGTGAACCAGTACTGACAGAGCCAGGCCGCTGCCATGAAGGAAGAAGCTCGATGCCAGGAAGGCAATCTCCTGCCGTGTATATGCTAGAAGTGGCTCACAGGGCGCTCAAAGGGAGCGGCAGGAGCCTGGATGATTAACGGCTGTCCTCGAATGATGAATTCAGGGCTGATACTCGGCAATAGGAATGCCGATAGTGTAGATAAGAATTGAGACATAACCGGTACTTGTGATTCCCCAACTAAACACTGTGAAATCGCGATCAAAAGGGCCTAAAAGCATGCTCCATCACGTCTTTTGGATTCGGCTAGAAGGGATCTCAAGCACCTTTTAGCCTATACTCGCTATTGTATGCCACGATTTCTAAAACGACATCTAGATTTGTCTGCTACCATATTTAACAAGAAAGCGCACTACTGGTGGTCCAGTTCTACTATATCCAAGCGAGATATTATGCTCGATAAGCGTAGCAGAGCTGATAGTATACGACGGATATTGCGTTGGACGTTGAGCCGTGGAGCAAAAGGTCCAAGCATTATTGACCATCAGCTAAATACCTGGAATACCTGGCTTATATGAGTGCTCTTTTGACCTCTGCTAGTAATGGAGACTGAGTCTATCTCAAAGACTAGGGTATTCTTGATCCTATTAGCATctttaattatactataatattGGAGAGTAGTATATCTTGTACAATAGCTTCAATAAATTCCAAGCCGCAGCAAATATACAGCTCCAATAATATTGAAATCTCTATAAAGAATTAGGTAAAACGGCTCATGTCAACGTCCGATACGGAAAGAGGTCAGGTCATTCGCACCTAATACTACtggaaataataataataactgAGAAGACAATAAGTTAGGAGGGAGTCTCATAGTTCCTTTATTTCAAGAATGCTGGAAGCATGGCTTTTGCTTGCCCCCTCTACAATGACGTACTTCAATGCTGCTGTTTTCATGGTAGCAATACCTTTCGGGATATCGAAGCTCTCACTAAGATGGGGAAATTATACGCGGTTAACCCTGTACACAGAGATAAAATGTTTCCTGACCCCCCGCCCGCAGTTTACGTCGCACTGGAGATGGCGCTGTGATGCGAGAGTATGACGGCTTTTTGATGGCGAATAATCGATTTCTAGTGATAAGTACCGGGAGATAATGAACGTAACTGAGCGGAAATAGCAAGGAAATGACGGGGGCCTCTGAACTTCTACGGTTTAGGCAGGGATTTGCCCTCTCCAGCAAACTGATCTACTATGACAAACGACGGATTTGATTCTGTGTGAGACAAATCCAGGAGTGAGACACTAATTTCCTCAATGCCAGTACCCCTTGCGGCTTGCAACGCATTCCGTGAAAGCGGAGAGCAAGGAAGAAAGATGCTAATGTGATGAGCAATAACACCATCTCGTTCTATGCCTTGATAGGGATCGAAATTCGGGCGGGTAAAGAAAGCGTACATACACATGTTCTGGCGATTGCTGGACATtctggagatggagaagctgccTGACCATGCAGAGGCTAAGAATGTGGTAAGAAGACCATGTCGAAGATGAGCAAATAGAGGGGAAATTCTTCAGTCGTACTCATTGCCGGGTGCAAAGGGATCCTCTTGGTAAAGCTGGTCTGATGATGACATGGGTTCGATGATTgctttttatattagatGATCGATTTCTGGAACCTACCCTCGGCTCCCTTGTTTCCCCTGGATGTCTCGGTTTTTCGTTTATCGTCATCGAACTATTATCAGGGAGACGACGATCTTAGGAGCGTGTACGTCATTTATTAAGAGGATCAAAGACATGAAATCTGACGGTATTCCGCATCCTTTTGAGTGTGCTAACGTGTCAGTAAAGTCTCctacaagaagaatacatTGTAAGAATTACCAGTTAATTAAATATACACACaccacacacacatatatatacatctattctaataataaaagtattgTAAATTGTCTCTGACTTGGTAGTGTTGTAAGCCAAGATACAATAAAAATACCGGGCATGGGTATTCTGGAGTAGATACAAAGGCGCCACCTCAACACATTTAAAAGGATATTGATACTTCTGTTGAGAGAAGGGTTTTTAAAACCAAAGTAGAATACAAAAACAACTGCTTACACATGTCCTGGGAGAAACAATGCTTTATATCTACGGCCGAATATGGTGAGATACTCGAAGAGTAAAAAGCAACAGATCAGACCCTTTTTCTGTGCTTCGAGGGGCCATCTGACTCATTCCAAGACGAATGATACATTATGTTTCAAACCGCAAGCAGAGTCTTGAGTGGGAGAAAGTGTCAATGGTGGGCATTGCGGTGCTATGGTAACCCGGCACCATTCCGTCATATTGTTTGAACTTGTCTGACTCACTTAGCAATCGCAGCCAATACAAAGAAGCGGATATTGGTATTAGAACAGTGTCTCGGGACTCCTTTTGAAGCTTTCAAGGGAGTCTGATAAATGAGGCACGAAACTCTTTTGCCCTCTTCTAGCAAACGATCTATCCAAATCTCGCCTTCAGCATAGGCATAGCTGGTTGTATACCGTTGATGATAAAATTCATGGCCCATGTCTCCTACTTTTGGTCAAACTGAGTTAGTAATTACATCCATGAGACAAATCATCCATATTTGTGCATCACGAGCCGCTCATCCCGGTGTCTGTGGTATGTGTCTCAGTTCAGCAAGGTTCGTGTTGTGATTTACCAGCTACGGTATTCTCAAGGGATAGTTAAGAAGCTGGTATTTATGCACCCCCAGACTGTCCTTTATTGCATACTTTCGTTTCATTTCCGAGAATCCGGCAGCAGAATTCTGCCCGGGAAAAACCAAAATCATCCAACTTCGCTTCGTGGCCGAACATGCAACCCCCCGTGTGCGAGGCATCACTTGATCGGCCACCCGGTTCAATGGCAATGCCAAATGTCGTACATCGCTCCGAGAAGCATGAGTGGAATTTTACGGCGCGAAATACCCTCGCAGGGACTGGTCCGAAGATGCCACCGTTGACTGAAGAGCCTGAAGATAGTCAGATCAGTCAAGAAAAGCCATTTTCTGTGCTGGGCGATGATGGGGCCAAACACCAAACAGGGATGAAACTCTTTTGGATTATTCTAGCTCTCTGTTTAAGCGTATTCCTTGAAGCGCTCGGTATATGCTCCCAACACCTACTATAAGATGCAGCTGCTCGAATTCAACTAACCGGCGGCCACAACTCCCCAGATCTCACCATCGTTACAACTGCTATTCCAACGATAACGGATCACTTTCATAGTTTACAGGATGTAGGATGGTACGGCAGTGGTATGTCTAATCTGCGGCTTCTTCTGCGTCGCAAACCTTGTGCTGACATGATGTTCCTACGCACAGCCTACCTCCTTACCAGCGCTTCACTGCAACTCCTTTTCGGCCGAATATACAGCCAGTTTACCATAAAATGGGTCTACCTCTCTTCCATTGTCATCTTCGAACTAGGAAGTTTAATATGCGGCGTGGCCAACCGGAGCTCAATATTCATCATCGGCcgcgccattgccggcgtCGGCTCCGCCGGTATATTCACAGGCTCACTTGTTATCCTGTCTCAGTCGGTACGCCTTGAACGCCGGCCGTTCTTCACTGGTATTATCGGGAGTATGTACGGCATTGCGTCTGTCGTTGGCCCGGTCCTCGGGGGCCTCTTCGCCAATAAGTTGACATGGCGTTGGTGTTTTCTTATCAACTTACCCCTGGGCGCggtcgccgccctcgtcatcatcacgcTCCTCGAGCCGACGCGGCATCCAGGCGAACAAGACACGAAAGCAAATCGCCTGAGGAAATGCGACCCTTTCGGCAGTGTCCTCTTCATTGCTGCTACAGTCTGTCTACTCCTCGCCCTACAGTGGGGAGGCACGCAGCATGACTGGAATAGCTGGCGTGTCATTGTGTTATTCTGCAGTTTCGGCATCTTGATACTCGTCTTTGTGCTTGTCCAGTATATACGGCAGGAGTGTGCTACCGTCCCGCCACGCATCTTCCTTCAGCGGACTGTCTGGtcctcttctctctttggcttttgcctcggcggcgcggctCTCAGTTCCGTCTACTTCCTACCGATCTGGTTCCAGGCTGTCAAGGGTGTGAGCCCTGTCGTCTCTGGCTTCATGATGCTTCCTATACTCATAAGCTTCGCTCTTGTGTCCGTCCTCTCGGGTATTTTGGTCACAGTCGCCGGCTACTACACGCCATTCATGTTGGCTGGCACTGTATTCTGCAGCTTTGCGTACGGCCTGATGAGCACGGCTACCCCGGACACCTCCATGCTTACTTGGGTTGGTTATCAGATTctcgctggcgctggcgccggctttGCGACGAACCAGTGTCTTATTGCTGTTCAGGTTGTCCTCGACACGGACGATATACCTACCGGTACTGCTCTCGTATTCTTCTTCCGCATACTCGGCAGTGCCATCTTTGTCTCCATCAGCGACTGTGTCTTTACAAACAATCTCAGGCAGCTCCTTTTGGTAAATGTGCCTAGCCTAGACCCGGATGTCATTCTCAAGGCGGGCGCCACCAACTTTCGGGACGTTGTCTCCCTTGCTGACCAACCGGCCGTGCTCGCGGCATACAACGGAGCTATTAGTAAAACTTTTATTGTCTTTGCCGTTGTCTCTGCTGTAGGTATATTGGGTGCACTGAGTGCGGAGTGGAAGAGTGTCAGAGCAAGCAACGCGTCATCAAAATTATGATGTCCGCTATATATGTAATTGAGGTTCAATAGTTGTCATAATTCGATAAAGTACATTTCATTCTACGAAATACTGTCCGCTATACATGTCGTCAAGGAGTATTTTGTGCTTTCCATATGGGCTATTTCATGATCCAAAGTAACCATCAACTTAAACTATGACCGGGAGCGAGTCTGCCACAGCAAAacagcaagaacaagaataGAAAACAGCAGAGGAAAAGTATACACAAGACCCCACCACTTATAAGGTCCAATTCGTAGTCCTTCCAACATATACTCGCCCATCGACACGACCTTCTCACCATCGTTCCCTTGCCCGGAAGCCCAGTACATCCCTATTCCAATGGCCACGGTAACCCACAATCCTGCCTCCAACTTGCTAACTCTAGATACTGTATCATTCCAATTAACCGTTGTAGCAAGAAGCGTGTCGAGGTGTCCGTCGAGATGGCTTCGCTCCCGAAGGAGTTGCCAGGGAGCGGAAGCACCAACCGCCAGAGCGGTGGATGTCGACATCCAATCAAGCGACATGTTGCCTTGGCATGGTAAGTCATTGAACCTGTCCCTAGTGACCGCAAACTGGAAATTGTAGTTGATCTTATCGAGATATTTCCGCGAGTAGCGAGCTAACTTGAGTCGGCGTATCGCGATAGAGGGCCGGAGGTCGATGGAACACGTCAAAGCGAAGGTGTCATTCTGTGTCTGGCCTGCGAAGCCTGCAAAGTCACTAAAC is a genomic window containing:
- the hhp1_1 gene encoding Casein kinase I hhp1, giving the protein MPKFLWFGQECDYFALIHELLGPSLEDLLNYCDRSFSLKTILLIADQAISRIEYIHSKGLLHRDIKPDNFLLGVGKRGNILYTIDFGLAKEFRDAEHYPTLEGRVLCGLLDTPASTTIMDAVEQSWSDDLESLGYVLLYFARGSLPWQGIKAATDKEKLERVKNYKKTLSVEELCSGLPEEFSTYINYTRSLGFQDKPNYAYLRRLFRRLFTSKGFNYDNVFDWTEKRFYELRDKAEEPIMEQGSDSNDA
- the roqT_2 gene encoding Efflux pump roqT; protein product: MPNVVHRSEKHEWNFTARNTLAGTGPKMPPLTEEPEDSQISQEKPFSVLGDDGAKHQTGMKLFWIILALCLSVFLEALDLTIVTTAIPTITDHFHSLQDVGWYGSAYLLTSASLQLLFGRIYSQFTIKWVYLSSIVIFELGSLICGVANRSSIFIIGRAIAGVGSAGIFTGSLVILSQSVRLERRPFFTGIIGSMYGIASVVGPVLGGLFANKLTWRWCFLINLPLGAVAALVIITLLEPTRHPGEQDTKANRLRKCDPFGSVLFIAATVCLLLALQWGGTQHDWNSWRVIVLFCSFGILILVFVLVQYIRQECATVPPRIFLQRTVWSSSLFGFCLGGAALSSVYFLPIWFQAVKGVSPVVSGFMMLPILISFALVSVLSGILVTVAGYYTPFMLAGTVFCSFAYGLMSTATPDTSMLTWVGYQILAGAGAGFATNQCLIAVQVVLDTDDIPTGTALVFFFRILGSAIFVSISDCVFTNNLRQLLLVNVPSLDPDVILKAGATNFRDVVSLADQPAVLAAYNGAISKTFIVFAVVSAVGILGALSAEWKSVRASNASSKL